One stretch of Malus domestica chromosome 14, GDT2T_hap1 DNA includes these proteins:
- the LOC139191162 gene encoding uncharacterized protein, whose protein sequence is MAEFIGQLREEGKLPSSTIANPKGGFESAKAITLRSGKEVGIDPKPSKSSQKEDEKLQFEEEEQDKATAMKETTLPQPPTLPNPSNTGKIGPISVTSNLIPPNVPFPRRFMQSKKEESDKDILETFRKVQVNIPLLDTIKQVPKYAKFLKELCTTRMRISNKEVVKVSENVSAVLQRKLPPKCKNPGSFTIPCVIGNTQFEHAMLHLGASINVMPYSIYASMNLGELKNVIIQLVDRFNAYPKGGLEDVLMQVNHLIFPADFYVLEMEDSTHSSSLPILLGRPFMKTARTKIDVFKGTLSMEFDREQYFEDLNEDALETTITKGIGLKNNEAESMLTHSKHEDIHVVHPSEEIVEMVAALESLPQQNGKLLIHFQVQFRLIKCYPQ, encoded by the exons atggcGGAGTTCATAGGCCAGCTTCGAGAAGAAGGGAAACTACCTAGCTCCACCATTGCcaatccaaaaggaggctttgaatctgccaaggcaattacattgagaagtggaaaagaggtaGGAATTgatccaaaaccatccaaatcaAGCCAAAAAGAGGATGAGAAGTTGCAATTCGAAGAGGAGGAACAAGACAAGGCCACGGCAATGAAGGAAAcaaccttgccgcagcctcctACACTCCCTAATCCGTCCAACACAGGTAAGATAGGTCCAATTTCTGTTACTTCTAACCTTATTCCACCCAATGTACCTTTTCCTCGCagatttatgcaatcaaagaaggaagaaagtgACAAGGACATtcttgagacatttaggaaggttcaagtcaatatcccactcTTGGatacaattaaacaagtcccaaAGTACGCCAAATTCttgaaagaactttgcacaacaAGGATGAGGATTTCGAACAAGGAGGTGgtaaaggtaagtgagaatgtttcagcCGTCTTGCAACGAAAActgccccctaaatgcaaaaatccgggtagttttacaattccttgtgttataggcaatactcAATTTGAACATGCCATGTTACACTTAGGTGCatccattaatgtcatgccctattcaatttatgcatctatgaacttgggtgAGTTGAAAAatgtgattattcaattagtcGATCGATTTAATGCTTATCCAAAAGGAggtttggaggatgttttgatGCAGgttaatcacttaatctttccggctgatttctatgtgcttgagatGGAAGATTCGACCCATTCCTCCTCATTGCCAATCCTACTTGgaagaccattcatgaaaacagcccgcaccaagatagatgtgttcaaGGGGACGTTatccatggaatttgataggGAA caatactttgaagatttgaatgaggATGCCCTTGAAACAACCATTACGAAAGGAATAGGCCTAAAAAACAACGAGGCAGAATCTATGCTCACCCACAGCAAGCATGAAGACATCCATGTCGTGCACCCTAGTGAAGAAATAgttgagatggtggctgccctaGAATCAttgccacaacaaaatggtaagCTTTTGATCCACTTTCAAGTTCAGTTTCGACTAATAAAATGCTACCCTCAGTAA